In a genomic window of Gammaproteobacteria bacterium:
- a CDS encoding hypothetical protein (Evidence 5 : Unknown function), which yields MSILDLKAWFRARKYVRETLKWLPLIPDLISIDAIVRQVASFGRIHYSLACARHLMAKVLV from the coding sequence ATGAGCATCCTTGACCTCAAAGCTTGGTTCCGCGCCAGAAAGTATGTCCGCGAAACCTTAAAATGGCTTCCGCTAATCCCTGACCTCATTTCCATTGATGCCATCGTCAGACAAGTGGCCTCGTTTGGCCGCATTCATTATTCACTTGCTTGTGCCCGTCATTTAATGGCGAAGGTAT